In one Brevinematales bacterium genomic region, the following are encoded:
- a CDS encoding PAS domain S-box protein gives MHHKKWGLTHIKHRHATGEDAGVRKDTMEKMTDDSVKKFLHDAQLKNADTLNHSGDAQGIQDAFERSRDKYYALYDFSPVGYVTLDKEGVILEANLTIAQILGIDRFRLISRPLALYLDKSYWDVLYFHREKAFDTKKKESCEVLFKKMNGCKIFAQLETIAIKDHNDNYTQCLVAIIDISDRKEMEDNLNVAFREMQEIFNVSGDALVAFDPNLNIMRMNKVFSETWGIKSDKAIGKHYRDILKEPLFSTVTRAINEITHGAEHSETEIEKSCEDGGISIYRLRAQPFWNSENQLAGIILALRNVTEQRRIEETIARERKTLEIMLESVDEGIITMDREGYIVHINSVAEKYSGHTRKEAIGGHSSEIISLKKEYPEYQCIRCLQEMANTFTHSARNPSCGKEVSIISKDGKSVPIEPRCAPILDDKRNITGAAMVFRVK, from the coding sequence TTGCATCACAAGAAGTGGGGATTGACGCATATCAAGCACAGGCATGCGACTGGAGAGGATGCGGGGGTAAGGAAGGATACGATGGAGAAAATGACGGATGATTCCGTTAAAAAGTTTCTTCATGACGCCCAGTTGAAAAATGCCGACACGCTTAACCATTCCGGGGACGCCCAAGGAATTCAGGACGCATTCGAACGCTCGCGCGATAAATATTATGCGCTGTACGATTTTTCGCCTGTGGGGTATGTCACCCTCGATAAGGAGGGAGTGATACTCGAGGCGAACCTGACGATAGCCCAGATTCTCGGTATCGACCGTTTCCGGCTGATATCGCGGCCGCTCGCGCTCTATCTCGATAAATCCTATTGGGACGTTCTCTATTTCCACCGTGAGAAAGCGTTCGACACGAAGAAGAAGGAATCCTGCGAAGTCCTGTTCAAGAAAATGAACGGCTGTAAAATATTCGCTCAGCTCGAAACAATCGCAATCAAAGACCACAACGACAACTATACGCAATGCCTGGTCGCAATCATCGATATATCCGACCGTAAAGAGATGGAGGATAATCTTAATGTGGCCTTCCGCGAAATGCAGGAGATATTCAATGTATCCGGGGATGCGCTGGTTGCGTTCGACCCCAATCTGAATATTATGCGGATGAATAAGGTGTTTTCGGAGACATGGGGGATAAAGTCCGATAAGGCAATCGGCAAGCATTACCGCGATATCCTGAAAGAGCCGCTTTTTTCGACAGTCACCCGCGCGATCAACGAGATTACCCACGGGGCGGAGCATTCCGAGACCGAGATAGAAAAGTCGTGCGAGGACGGCGGAATATCGATCTACCGGCTTCGCGCACAACCGTTCTGGAACAGCGAGAACCAGCTCGCGGGGATTATCCTCGCCCTGCGGAATGTCACCGAACAGCGGCGGATCGAGGAGACTATCGCCCGAGAACGGAAGACCCTCGAGATAATGCTCGAGAGTGTGGACGAAGGGATTATCACAATGGACCGGGAAGGGTACATTGTGCATATCAATTCAGTCGCGGAAAAATATTCCGGGCATACCCGTAAAGAAGCGATCGGAGGCCACTCCAGCGAGATTATTTCGCTCAAGAAGGAATATCCCGAATATCAATGTATCCGCTGCCTTCAGGAAATGGCGAATACATTTACGCATTCCGCCCGTAATCCGTCATGCGGGAAAGAAGTGTCTATCATATCCAAGGACGGTAAAAGCGTGCCGATCGAGCCGAGGTGCGCGCCTATTCTCGACGATAAACGGAATATCACCGGGGCGGCGATGGTGTTCCGTGTCAAGTAA
- a CDS encoding carbohydrate kinase family protein codes for MSTRDFHAAVIGAAGIDTNIYLYANEVDFSVEANFSRNRDYIGCAGGYCSRLFRSQGKNTAFIGTIGGDFQGRYIREEFARDKIDLTGLFTDPEGTIRSVNVMYKDGRRKNFYDGKGAMNIRPDLELSAGILRRSNIAHFSIVNWARYLLPLSREAGNIISCDIQDIVEMNDEYRKDFIEWADVLFFSSANFPDPTPLIKRFLEGKPERIVICGRGAEGCAVGFRDMVRFYPPVEMDRPVTDTNGAGDSLAVGFLSAYFLDQYPLDEAVLRAQITARYTCTIEASTSEFITPAQLDRYYSEIKKV; via the coding sequence TTGAGCACGAGGGATTTTCATGCGGCCGTGATAGGCGCAGCCGGTATCGATACCAATATTTATCTCTATGCGAACGAGGTGGATTTTTCGGTCGAGGCGAATTTCAGCCGGAACCGTGACTATATCGGGTGCGCGGGCGGATACTGCTCGCGACTCTTCCGCTCCCAGGGGAAGAACACCGCGTTCATCGGGACGATCGGCGGGGATTTCCAGGGGCGGTATATCCGCGAGGAATTCGCCCGCGACAAGATCGACCTGACCGGGCTGTTCACCGACCCCGAGGGAACTATCCGTTCGGTAAACGTCATGTACAAGGACGGGCGCCGCAAGAATTTCTATGACGGCAAGGGCGCGATGAATATCCGTCCCGATCTGGAACTGAGCGCGGGAATCCTCCGGCGGTCGAATATCGCCCATTTCAGCATCGTCAACTGGGCGCGTTACCTCCTCCCGTTATCGCGCGAGGCGGGAAATATAATATCCTGCGATATCCAGGATATAGTCGAAATGAACGACGAGTACCGTAAGGATTTTATCGAATGGGCGGACGTGCTGTTCTTTTCCTCCGCGAATTTCCCCGACCCCACCCCGCTCATCAAACGATTCCTCGAGGGCAAGCCCGAACGGATCGTAATATGCGGGCGCGGCGCGGAGGGATGCGCGGTCGGTTTCCGGGATATGGTGCGTTTTTATCCTCCGGTGGAGATGGACCGGCCGGTGACCGACACCAACGGGGCGGGGGATTCGCTCGCGGTGGGGTTCCTGTCGGCGTATTTCCTCGATCAGTACCCGTTGGACGAGGCGGTACTTCGCGCGCAGATCACGGCGCGTTACACCTGTACGATTGAGGCGAGCACGTCCGAATTTATCACACCCGCGCAGTTGGATCGTTATTATTCGGAGATAAAAAAGGTTTAG
- a CDS encoding GGDEF domain-containing protein, giving the protein MDTGIEKALNELLEYEKIRDSFPELVSLLNEFRNKGTDEIVKDKLFLSLIQSYVEVYRDYMKKMDEVNYLSVTDPMTKTYNRVKFNELLDLELQRARRYKRLFSLIMVDIDHFRSINESFGAGAADEVLLAVLKQVRRHTRKTDYMGRWGGQEFMILLTETDLTGAIELADRMRLDIEKGEYPVDIPVSATFGVSQNIPSDNPDTIVFRVTQLHDEAKKMGGNRVIAR; this is encoded by the coding sequence ATGGATACCGGGATTGAAAAGGCCCTGAACGAACTTCTGGAATATGAAAAAATCAGGGACAGTTTTCCCGAACTGGTGAGCCTGCTTAACGAGTTCCGTAATAAAGGGACGGACGAGATAGTCAAGGATAAGCTGTTCCTTTCGCTGATCCAGAGCTATGTCGAGGTCTACCGGGATTATATGAAAAAAATGGACGAGGTAAATTACCTCTCGGTCACCGATCCGATGACCAAAACCTATAACCGCGTGAAATTTAACGAATTATTGGATTTAGAATTGCAGAGGGCGAGACGATATAAGCGTTTATTCTCTCTAATCATGGTAGATATCGACCACTTCCGCTCGATCAACGAGAGTTTCGGGGCGGGCGCGGCGGACGAGGTGTTGCTCGCGGTGCTGAAACAGGTGCGCCGCCATACCCGGAAAACCGACTATATGGGACGATGGGGCGGGCAGGAATTTATGATACTCCTGACGGAAACCGACCTGACCGGCGCGATCGAGCTTGCCGACAGGATGCGTCTCGATATCGAGAAGGGCGAATATCCGGTGGATATCCCGGTATCGGCGACATTCGGGGTCAGCCAGAATATCCCGAGCGACAACCCTGATACGATCGTATTCCGGGTAACACAGCTTCACGACGAAGCGAAAAAAATGGGCGGAAATAGAGTAATCGCCCGCTAA
- the tsaB gene encoding tRNA (adenosine(37)-N6)-threonylcarbamoyltransferase complex dimerization subunit type 1 TsaB — MNILGFDTSAAAYSTVGVLNGRGEFFGMPPQSGGSSEERLMDTVRAVIELAGMTFDDIGLIGAGIGPGSFTGIRIGISAARSLAWASGKPLIGVSSLELLARSVRTPRAGAVCAVTDARMKRVFAAVFRGGVRIMEDSDIEPERLAETLRALPDREILLAGDGLTRYGDIFAAIGGKEVTLAPDARIGAEAICRTAMERFDAGDNGDFHKAEPVYLRKSEAENLWAAAQTNPDNKVK, encoded by the coding sequence ATGAATATATTGGGATTCGATACATCGGCCGCGGCATATTCGACTGTCGGGGTGTTGAACGGACGGGGCGAGTTTTTCGGGATGCCCCCGCAAAGCGGGGGAAGTTCCGAGGAACGCCTGATGGACACCGTGCGCGCGGTAATCGAACTCGCGGGGATGACATTCGACGATATCGGGCTGATCGGGGCGGGCATAGGCCCCGGCTCGTTCACCGGGATACGGATAGGCATATCCGCCGCGCGCAGCCTCGCATGGGCGTCGGGGAAGCCCCTGATCGGCGTCAGCTCCCTCGAACTGCTCGCGCGTTCGGTACGGACGCCGCGCGCCGGAGCGGTATGCGCGGTCACAGACGCGCGGATGAAGCGGGTGTTCGCGGCGGTATTCCGCGGCGGGGTACGCATTATGGAGGACTCCGATATCGAGCCGGAACGTCTCGCGGAGACGCTTCGCGCGCTTCCCGATAGGGAGATCCTGCTCGCGGGAGACGGCCTGACCCGTTATGGGGACATATTCGCGGCAATCGGCGGAAAGGAAGTCACGCTCGCCCCGGACGCGCGTATCGGCGCGGAGGCTATCTGCCGGACTGCTATGGAACGGTTTGACGCGGGGGATAACGGGGATTTTCATAAGGCCGAGCCGGTGTACCTTCGGAAGAGCGAAGCGGAGAATTTGTGGGCTGCCGCGCAGACTAATCCCGATAATAAGGTGAAATAA